From the genome of Streptomyces sp. NBC_01116, one region includes:
- a CDS encoding zinc ribbon domain-containing protein, producing the protein MNAAPADQIRLLDVQALDLRLAQLSHKRTSLPEHAEIEQLSSDLAQLRDLLVASTTEESDTTREQTKAEQDVDQVRQRAVRDQQRLDSGAVSSPKDLESLQREIVSLAKRQGDLEDVVLEIMERREGAQERVAELTERVAAVQAKVDDATARRDAATAELDAEAATVTKDRQVVAEVIPADLLKLYDKLRAQQGGVGAARLYQRRCEGCRLELNMAEVGDVRAASPDTVLRCENCHRILVRTSESGL; encoded by the coding sequence CTGAACGCCGCGCCCGCCGACCAGATCCGACTTCTCGACGTCCAGGCCCTCGACCTCCGTCTCGCCCAGCTCTCCCACAAGCGCACCTCGCTGCCGGAGCACGCCGAGATCGAGCAGCTCAGCAGCGACCTCGCCCAGCTGCGTGACCTGCTGGTCGCCTCCACCACCGAGGAGAGCGACACCACCCGCGAGCAGACCAAGGCCGAGCAGGACGTCGACCAGGTGCGCCAGCGCGCCGTCCGCGACCAGCAGCGCCTGGACTCCGGCGCCGTCTCCTCGCCGAAGGACCTGGAGAGCCTCCAGCGCGAGATCGTCTCGCTCGCCAAGCGCCAGGGAGACCTGGAGGACGTCGTCCTGGAGATCATGGAGCGCCGTGAGGGCGCCCAGGAGCGGGTAGCCGAGCTGACCGAGCGGGTCGCCGCCGTCCAGGCCAAGGTCGACGACGCCACCGCCCGCCGCGACGCCGCGACCGCCGAGCTGGACGCCGAGGCCGCCACGGTGACGAAGGACCGCCAGGTCGTCGCCGAGGTCATCCCCGCCGACCTGCTGAAGCTGTACGACAAGCTCCGCGCCCAGCAGGGCGGGGTAGGCGCCGCCCGGCTCTACCAGCGCCGCTGCGAGGGCTGCCGGCTGGAGCTGAACATGGCCGAGGTGGGCGACGTGCGCGCCGCGTCCCCCGACACCGTCCTGCGCTGCGAGAACTGCCACCGCATCCTGGTCCGCACCTCGGAGTCGGGCCTGTAA
- a CDS encoding Nif3-like dinuclear metal center hexameric protein — MPRLSEVIAALDALWPPERAEGWDAVGTVCGDPEAEIDRVLFAVDPVREIADEALELGAQLIVTHHPLYLRGTTTVAADTFKGRVVHTLIKHGIALHVAHTNADTADPGVSDALAGALDLRITGPLVPDPTDPEGRRGLGRICELDHPETLAAFAARAAARLPATAQGIRLAGDPESLVRTVAVSGGSGDSLFDAVRAAGVDAFLTADLRHHPASEAVQHSPLGLVDAAHWATEWPWCEQAAAQLDALSDRHGWDLRVHVSKQVTDPWTTHHSSGAPN; from the coding sequence GTGCCCCGTCTGTCTGAAGTCATCGCCGCCCTCGACGCCCTCTGGCCCCCCGAGCGGGCCGAGGGATGGGACGCGGTCGGGACGGTCTGCGGTGATCCGGAGGCGGAGATCGACCGGGTGCTGTTCGCCGTCGACCCGGTCCGCGAGATCGCCGACGAGGCCCTGGAGCTCGGCGCCCAGCTGATCGTCACCCACCACCCGCTCTATCTGCGCGGCACGACGACGGTCGCCGCCGACACCTTCAAGGGCCGGGTCGTCCACACCCTCATCAAGCACGGCATCGCGCTCCACGTCGCGCACACCAACGCCGACACCGCGGACCCCGGCGTCTCCGACGCCCTGGCCGGCGCCCTCGACCTGCGGATCACCGGGCCCCTCGTCCCGGACCCCACCGACCCGGAGGGCCGGCGCGGACTCGGCCGGATCTGCGAGCTGGACCACCCCGAGACCCTGGCCGCCTTCGCCGCCCGGGCCGCCGCCCGGCTCCCCGCCACCGCGCAGGGCATCCGGCTGGCCGGCGACCCGGAGTCGCTCGTGCGCACCGTCGCCGTCAGCGGCGGCTCCGGCGACAGCCTCTTCGACGCCGTGCGCGCCGCGGGCGTCGACGCCTTCCTCACCGCCGACCTGCGCCACCACCCGGCGTCCGAGGCCGTGCAGCACTCGCCGCTCGGCCTCGTCGACGCCGCGCACTGGGCCACCGAGTGGCCCTGGTGCGAGCAGGCGGCCGCCCAGCTCGACGCGCTTTCCGACCGCCACGGATGGGACCTGCGGGTCCATGTCTCGAAGCAGGTCACCGATCCCTGGACCACCCACCATTCCTCTGGAGCCCCCAACTGA
- a CDS encoding ABC transporter substrate-binding protein, with translation MSLRPRGTAAVALAVAAALSLSACGSGDGGDGDAAKSDGGGKKAAAATGGKDFADAAKKTAAYGTDAEAGEFPRTVTHAMGKTEIGAAPKRVVVLDVGEFDNVVSLGLKPVGYAPSEGDAAIPSYLEKGAGAPKSVGTINSLNLEAIAGLQPDLILGSQLRAADKYDELSKIAPTVFSIRPGFTWKENYLLNAQALDRTEQAGSALAAYEDKAKKLGEDIGPDKPTVSMVRYMPDRLRLYARASFIGTILEDVGLPRPKNQQIDDLAAEISPERIDEADADWIFTGVYGDPKATQRDSARSNPLWKNLKAVEEGRAKDVSDETWYLGLGVTSAGLVLDDLRADLVK, from the coding sequence ATGTCCCTTCGACCCCGCGGTACCGCCGCAGTCGCCCTGGCCGTGGCGGCCGCCCTCTCCCTTTCGGCCTGCGGGAGCGGTGACGGCGGGGACGGCGACGCGGCGAAGTCCGACGGCGGCGGCAAGAAGGCCGCCGCCGCCACGGGTGGCAAGGACTTCGCGGACGCGGCGAAGAAGACGGCGGCGTACGGCACCGACGCCGAGGCCGGCGAGTTCCCGCGTACGGTCACCCACGCCATGGGAAAGACCGAGATCGGGGCCGCGCCCAAGCGTGTGGTCGTGCTGGACGTCGGCGAGTTCGACAACGTCGTCTCGCTGGGCCTGAAGCCGGTCGGCTACGCGCCCAGCGAGGGCGACGCGGCCATCCCCTCCTACCTGGAGAAGGGCGCGGGCGCGCCGAAGAGCGTCGGCACGATCAACAGCCTCAACCTCGAAGCCATCGCGGGCCTCCAGCCGGACCTGATCCTCGGCAGCCAGCTCCGCGCCGCGGACAAGTACGACGAGCTGTCCAAGATCGCCCCCACCGTGTTCTCCATCCGTCCGGGCTTCACCTGGAAGGAGAACTACCTCCTCAACGCCCAGGCGCTGGACCGCACGGAGCAGGCCGGGTCGGCGCTCGCCGCGTACGAGGACAAGGCGAAGAAGCTCGGCGAGGACATCGGCCCGGACAAGCCGACCGTCTCGATGGTCCGCTACATGCCCGACCGCCTCCGCCTCTACGCCAGGGCCTCGTTCATCGGCACGATCCTCGAAGACGTCGGACTGCCCCGTCCGAAGAACCAGCAGATCGACGACCTCGCCGCCGAGATCAGCCCGGAGAGGATCGACGAGGCGGACGCCGACTGGATCTTCACCGGCGTCTACGGCGACCCGAAGGCGACCCAGCGCGACAGCGCCCGCTCCAACCCGCTGTGGAAGAACCTGAAGGCGGTCGAGGAGGGCCGGGCCAAGGACGTCTCCGACGAGACCTGGTACCTGGGCCTCGGCGTCACCTCGGCCGGCCTGGTCCTCGACGACCTCCGCGCGGACCTGGTGAAGTAG